The proteins below are encoded in one region of Fibrella aestuarina BUZ 2:
- the uxuA gene encoding mannonate dehydratase, whose amino-acid sequence MALEQTWRWFGDYPTGPVDPVSLWDVRQAGATGIVTALHHLPNGTVWSKAEIDARRQTIAAHGLSWSVIESIPVHEDIKKQQGNWRDYIANYKETLHNVAACGIDTVCYNFMPVLDWTRTDLDYQLPDHSTALRFDMTEFCAFDVLILQRAGAEAEYTPEVLTAARTWLDRATDADVAKLTRNLIAGLPGAEEGFTIDALREVLASYAHIDADQLRRNLIDFVGEIAPVAQELGIRLSIHPDDPPFPMLGLPRVMSTEADARALLDAVDVPANGLCFCTGSFGVRPDNDLVGMASRLADRIHFIHLRATRREADGSFYEADHLTGDVDMYGVVKALLAEQRRREAEGRQDLRMPFRPDHGHRMLDDLRSTKRSNPGYTAIGRLRGLAEIRGLMLGLNQTL is encoded by the coding sequence ATGGCATTAGAGCAAACCTGGCGCTGGTTTGGCGATTACCCCACCGGCCCTGTCGATCCCGTAAGTTTGTGGGATGTTCGGCAGGCGGGAGCCACGGGGATCGTCACCGCCCTCCACCACCTACCCAACGGCACCGTCTGGTCGAAAGCTGAGATCGACGCACGCCGCCAAACCATCGCCGCCCACGGCCTGAGCTGGTCGGTGATCGAAAGCATTCCCGTTCATGAAGACATCAAAAAGCAGCAAGGCAATTGGCGCGACTACATCGCCAATTACAAGGAGACGCTGCACAACGTAGCCGCCTGCGGGATCGATACGGTCTGCTACAACTTCATGCCTGTATTGGACTGGACCCGCACCGACCTCGATTACCAACTGCCCGACCACTCCACGGCCCTGCGCTTCGACATGACCGAGTTTTGCGCCTTCGACGTGCTGATTCTGCAACGCGCCGGTGCCGAAGCCGAGTATACGCCCGAGGTGCTAACGGCGGCACGTACCTGGCTCGACCGCGCCACCGATGCCGACGTCGCCAAGCTTACGCGTAACCTCATTGCCGGGCTACCCGGTGCCGAAGAAGGGTTCACCATCGACGCCCTGCGCGAGGTGCTGGCGTCCTACGCCCACATCGACGCTGATCAGCTGCGCCGCAATCTGATTGATTTTGTGGGTGAAATCGCCCCTGTCGCGCAGGAGCTGGGTATTCGTCTGTCGATCCACCCCGACGATCCGCCGTTTCCGATGCTGGGCCTGCCCCGCGTGATGAGCACCGAAGCCGACGCCCGCGCCCTGCTCGACGCTGTCGACGTACCGGCGAATGGCCTGTGTTTCTGCACAGGTAGCTTCGGCGTGCGGCCCGACAACGATCTGGTGGGTATGGCTTCGCGCCTGGCCGATCGTATCCATTTCATTCACCTGCGCGCCACCCGCCGCGAAGCCGACGGTAGTTTCTACGAAGCCGACCACCTCACGGGCGACGTGGATATGTATGGCGTGGTGAAAGCCCTGCTGGCTGAGCAACGCCGCCGCGAAGCCGAAGGCCGTCAGGATCTGCGAATGCCGTTCCGGCCCGATCACGGCCACCGCATGCTCGACGATCTGCGCTCGACCAAACGATCCAACCCCGGCTACACGGCCATCGGTCGCCTGCGCGGTCTGGCCGAAATCCGCGGCCTCATGCTGGGTCTTAACCAAACGCTTTAA
- the uxaC gene encoding glucuronate isomerase: MQTFLTDDFLLQSEPARRLYHDYAAPMPIIDYHNHLPPDQIVRNHQFENITQVWLYGDHYKWRAMRTNGIAEHFITGGASDWEKFEKWAETVPYTLRNPLYHWTHLELQRYFGITELLTPATARRIYDQCSEQLQAPEFSTQGLLRRMKVAAVGTTDDPADSLEHHAALPATDPGFEMVPTFRPDKAMTPDDPAAFQAYIAKLSSAAGQPIQDFDGLLSALESRADWFVQHGCRASDHGLETVYADSFDRASVAQSFERAMNGETLSAGELGTFKSAMLLFFGQLVHSKGWVQQFHLGALRNNNTRQLRELGPDTGWDSIGDFSQARSLSRHLDRLDNTNQLAKTILYNLNPADNDLFATMIGNFQDGSTPGKLQFGSGWWFLDQKNGMEQQINSLSNMGLLSRFVGMLTDSRSFLSFPRHEYFRRILCNLIGADVANGELPNDLAWLGGIVQDICYRNAKGYFGF; encoded by the coding sequence ATGCAAACCTTTCTGACCGACGATTTTCTGCTGCAAAGCGAACCGGCCCGGCGGCTCTATCACGACTACGCCGCGCCAATGCCCATCATTGATTACCACAACCACCTGCCACCCGATCAGATTGTCCGGAACCATCAGTTCGAGAACATCACGCAGGTCTGGCTTTATGGCGACCATTACAAGTGGCGGGCGATGCGGACCAACGGTATTGCCGAGCACTTCATCACCGGCGGGGCATCGGACTGGGAGAAGTTTGAAAAATGGGCCGAAACCGTTCCGTACACGCTGCGCAACCCACTTTACCATTGGACCCACCTTGAACTCCAACGGTACTTTGGCATTACGGAACTGCTGACCCCCGCCACGGCCCGCCGCATTTATGACCAATGTTCAGAGCAGTTGCAAGCGCCGGAATTCAGCACGCAGGGCCTGCTACGCCGCATGAAGGTAGCGGCTGTCGGCACGACTGACGACCCGGCCGATTCGCTGGAACACCATGCCGCCCTGCCCGCGACCGATCCAGGCTTCGAGATGGTGCCGACGTTCCGGCCCGACAAAGCCATGACGCCCGACGACCCAGCTGCTTTTCAGGCGTACATCGCTAAACTGAGCAGCGCCGCCGGTCAGCCAATTCAGGATTTCGATGGGCTGTTGTCGGCCCTGGAAAGCCGCGCCGACTGGTTTGTGCAACACGGCTGCCGGGCCTCCGACCACGGCCTTGAAACCGTCTACGCCGATTCGTTCGACCGGGCATCGGTGGCGCAGTCGTTTGAGCGCGCCATGAACGGCGAAACCCTGTCGGCGGGCGAGCTGGGTACGTTCAAATCGGCGATGCTGCTGTTTTTTGGGCAGCTCGTTCACAGCAAAGGCTGGGTACAACAGTTTCACCTGGGTGCGCTGCGCAACAACAACACCCGGCAACTGCGCGAATTAGGCCCCGACACGGGTTGGGACAGCATCGGCGATTTCAGTCAGGCTCGCTCGCTGTCGCGCCACCTCGACCGCCTCGACAACACCAATCAACTGGCCAAAACGATTCTGTACAACCTGAACCCGGCCGATAACGACCTGTTCGCGACGATGATCGGTAACTTCCAGGATGGCAGCACGCCCGGCAAGCTGCAGTTTGGTTCGGGCTGGTGGTTTCTGGACCAGAAAAACGGCATGGAGCAACAGATCAACTCCCTGTCGAACATGGGGCTGTTGAGCCGGTTCGTCGGGATGCTCACCGATTCGCGCAGCTTCCTGTCGTTTCCCCGCCACGAGTATTTCCGGCGTATCCTCTGCAACCTGATCGGGGCCGATGTTGCCAACGGCGAACTGCCCAACGACCTTGCGTGGTTGGGCGGCATTGTGCAGGATATCTGCTATCGCAACGCCAAAGGCTATTTTGGATTTTAA
- a CDS encoding M28 family metallopeptidase, protein MRLLLPAASLGFTLLSTSLFAQTTIQRDPQIADLVAQVSPDSLRAHVDGLVRFGTRHTLSTTTDSKKGIGAARQWILGKFQQYAKQSGGRMTAALDTWTLQPDGKRIDKPADMGNVMATLKGTDPNDDRVFIVQGHMDSRVTNVMNRDSDAPGANDDGSGTAAVIELCRVLSKSQFPATIVFVTLTGEEQGLLGAEHLSERAVQEKWNVEAVLNNDIMGSNNSSETRIIDNTRLRVFSEGLPLYQTTDRAVNIRQFGTENDGKARTLARYVKELGERYVENLEIVTIYRNDRYLRGGDHTPYVQRGFAAVRLTEMNENYEHQHQDLRTEGTGAKAIEYGDYAKFMDFEYLRKNTAVNLATLANLAKAPTPPQNVTIEVRNLTNGTALYWQAPKTDSGRKARGYYVLMRETHMPFWQKKFFTTKLGMTLPYSKDNYFFAVQAVSDDGNESMPILPVPNLR, encoded by the coding sequence ATGCGCCTCCTGTTACCTGCTGCTTCGCTCGGTTTCACCTTACTCTCGACCTCTCTTTTTGCCCAGACAACCATTCAGCGTGACCCCCAAATAGCCGATCTGGTGGCACAAGTATCGCCCGACAGCCTTCGGGCGCACGTCGACGGGCTAGTTCGCTTCGGCACGCGCCACACACTCAGCACCACAACCGACTCCAAAAAGGGCATTGGCGCTGCCCGGCAGTGGATTCTGGGTAAATTTCAGCAGTACGCCAAACAGTCGGGGGGCCGCATGACCGCCGCGCTCGATACCTGGACACTGCAACCCGACGGTAAACGCATCGACAAACCCGCCGACATGGGGAACGTAATGGCGACGCTGAAAGGTACCGACCCCAACGACGACCGCGTGTTTATCGTACAGGGGCACATGGACAGCCGCGTGACCAACGTGATGAACCGCGACAGCGATGCCCCCGGCGCCAACGACGACGGCTCCGGCACGGCGGCGGTGATTGAGCTATGCCGGGTGCTGAGCAAGTCGCAGTTTCCGGCTACGATCGTGTTTGTCACGCTGACGGGCGAAGAGCAGGGCCTGTTGGGCGCCGAACACCTCAGCGAACGGGCGGTGCAGGAGAAATGGAACGTGGAGGCGGTGCTGAACAACGACATTATGGGCAGCAACAACAGCAGCGAAACGCGCATCATCGACAATACCCGGCTGCGGGTGTTCAGCGAGGGGCTGCCGCTCTACCAAACTACCGACCGGGCCGTTAACATCCGGCAGTTTGGCACCGAAAACGACGGCAAGGCCCGCACCCTCGCCAGGTACGTTAAAGAATTGGGTGAGCGCTATGTTGAGAATCTGGAGATCGTGACCATCTATCGCAACGACCGCTACCTGCGTGGTGGCGATCATACGCCCTACGTGCAGCGTGGCTTTGCGGCGGTACGCCTCACCGAGATGAACGAAAACTACGAGCATCAGCACCAGGACCTCCGCACGGAAGGCACCGGCGCCAAGGCGATCGAGTACGGCGACTACGCCAAATTCATGGATTTTGAGTACCTGCGGAAAAACACCGCCGTGAACCTCGCTACGCTGGCCAACCTGGCGAAAGCGCCCACCCCGCCGCAGAACGTCACGATCGAGGTTCGCAACCTGACCAACGGCACGGCATTGTACTGGCAGGCACCCAAAACCGACAGCGGCCGGAAAGCGCGTGGCTACTACGTGCTGATGCGCGAAACCCACATGCCCTTCTGGCAGAAGAAATTCTTCACGACCAAACTCGGCATGACGCTGCCTTACTCGAAAGACAATTACTTCTTCGCGGTACAAGCCGTTTCGGACGATGGCAACGAGAGTATGCCCATTTTGCCCGTGCCTAATCTGCGCTAA
- a CDS encoding pyridoxal phosphate-dependent aminotransferase has protein sequence MNDCTSSSRRTWLRNAGLLTAGLGLTRWQEARASFVPESVMAEQRLFGEFAQQVAQLQQLPPDTMPVLKARLFANENPHGIAPSAKAALEKATTLGNRYAWMEFAQLKKLIADAEGVTPKQIMMSPGSSDVLMATAAAFSQRGPILTCRPTYDDLLERATAAKGQILTVPSTADMGYDLAALKAKALSTPGLGLVYIVNPNNPTGTIVPPAELAQFCRDVAPTVPILIDEAYIDFLEPADRPVLGKLVGEGLNIMLARTFSKIHGFAGLRLGYVMAQPNMLAQIKPYTNGEFAVSITTLMAGIASYQDQAWQTFCRTENAKARDYTTKALKEIGYEPIPSYANFILFPIKMKTKLFEGQMFGQGVGIQTRDIDRQPYCRVSIGTMDEMKTFVDAFKKVVG, from the coding sequence ATGAACGACTGTACTTCTTCTTCCCGACGTACCTGGCTGCGTAATGCAGGCCTGCTCACGGCCGGGCTTGGTCTGACCCGCTGGCAGGAGGCCCGCGCCAGTTTTGTTCCCGAATCCGTAATGGCCGAGCAGCGGCTGTTCGGTGAGTTTGCGCAGCAGGTAGCGCAGCTTCAGCAATTGCCGCCCGATACCATGCCGGTGCTGAAAGCCCGCCTGTTTGCCAACGAAAACCCGCACGGCATTGCTCCCAGCGCGAAAGCGGCGCTCGAAAAAGCCACTACGCTGGGGAACCGCTATGCCTGGATGGAATTTGCGCAGTTGAAAAAGCTGATTGCTGATGCAGAAGGCGTTACGCCCAAGCAGATTATGATGTCGCCCGGCTCATCGGACGTGCTGATGGCCACGGCAGCGGCCTTCTCGCAACGCGGCCCCATCCTGACCTGCCGTCCCACCTACGACGATTTGCTGGAACGCGCCACCGCGGCCAAAGGACAGATACTCACCGTTCCGTCGACAGCCGACATGGGTTATGACCTGGCCGCACTGAAAGCCAAGGCGCTGAGCACGCCGGGACTGGGGCTGGTCTATATCGTGAACCCCAACAACCCGACGGGTACTATTGTGCCCCCGGCTGAGCTGGCGCAGTTTTGCCGCGACGTGGCGCCCACGGTGCCCATCCTGATCGACGAAGCCTACATCGATTTCCTCGAACCTGCCGATCGCCCTGTGTTGGGTAAACTGGTTGGCGAGGGGCTGAACATCATGCTGGCCCGTACGTTCTCGAAAATTCACGGCTTCGCGGGGCTTCGGCTTGGGTACGTTATGGCACAGCCCAACATGCTGGCGCAGATCAAGCCGTACACCAACGGCGAATTTGCGGTCAGCATCACCACGCTCATGGCCGGGATTGCCTCGTATCAGGATCAGGCCTGGCAGACGTTCTGCCGCACCGAAAACGCCAAAGCCCGTGATTACACGACCAAGGCCCTGAAAGAAATCGGCTATGAACCCATTCCGTCATACGCCAATTTCATTCTCTTCCCTATCAAAATGAAAACGAAGCTGTTTGAGGGGCAGATGTTCGGGCAGGGCGTGGGTATACAGACCCGTGACATAGATCGGCAACCTTACTGCCGCGTCAGCATCGGGACCATGGACGAGATGAAGACCTTTGTGGACGCCTTCAAAAAAGTGGTTGGCTAA
- a CDS encoding pseudouridine synthase, which translates to MSLNIIFQTDDLVAVNKPHGLLVHRSPIAADANEFAVQTLRDQLGQHVWPAHRLDRKTSGVLLFALTESMNAAMQRQFMNGEVKKTYIAIVRGHTPDDLTIDYPLRREDGVVQDAVTHLKTLRHAEVPIPFGKHDTSRYSLVELTPETGRMHQLRKHMAHIFHPIIGDRPHGCNKQNKLFLEKFQMNTMLLHARRLEFTHPETGEALSIVAPLQSEFSRMLATLFLDMN; encoded by the coding sequence ATGTCACTCAACATCATCTTTCAGACCGACGATCTCGTCGCTGTCAACAAGCCGCACGGATTGCTGGTGCATCGCTCGCCTATTGCTGCCGATGCCAACGAATTTGCCGTACAGACACTGCGCGATCAGTTGGGGCAGCACGTATGGCCGGCTCATCGCCTCGACCGAAAAACGAGTGGGGTGCTGCTGTTTGCCCTGACCGAGTCGATGAACGCGGCCATGCAGCGGCAGTTCATGAACGGCGAGGTGAAGAAAACGTACATCGCCATCGTGCGCGGCCACACGCCCGATGACCTGACGATCGACTACCCGCTTCGCCGCGAAGACGGGGTTGTGCAGGACGCTGTCACGCACCTGAAAACGTTGCGGCATGCCGAGGTGCCGATTCCATTTGGCAAGCACGACACCTCGCGCTATTCGCTGGTTGAGCTGACCCCCGAAACCGGTCGGATGCACCAGTTACGCAAGCACATGGCGCATATTTTTCACCCGATCATTGGCGATCGGCCGCACGGGTGCAACAAACAGAACAAGCTATTTCTGGAGAAATTTCAGATGAACACCATGCTGCTGCACGCCCGACGGCTGGAGTTTACGCATCCAGAAACAGGGGAGGCGTTGAGCATTGTGGCACCCCTGCAAAGCGAATTTTCGCGAATGCTGGCCACCCTGTTTCTGGATATGAATTAA
- the pheA gene encoding chorismate mutase — protein sequence MTLESLRNDIDTLDDQILALMNQRMELVRHVGELKRSTNAVIYRPERERQIIDRLTAQNKGPLTQAAIEAIFLEVFAVARNMELPERVAYLGPEGSFTHQAAEGRFGGLSAYTALPTIRSVFESVETGRSRFGVVPIENNQEGVVNETIDLLNERDISIAAEAQIPVHFTFATKTEDLATLKYIYSKDIAFRQCSRFLYDTFDGLEVEFVPVESTSKAAKLAAQQPNSAAICSHIAAKLFGVPVLFDNIEDNDLNRTRFLILAKNFQNQPSGQDKTTLIARLPNTEKPGVLAAFLQEFSSRDINISKIESRPLRSGTAFLSWFLIECEGHASEPALQEILTTHATYLKNLGSYLRVQ from the coding sequence ATGACTCTTGAATCGCTCCGTAATGACATTGATACCCTCGACGACCAGATTCTTGCGCTGATGAATCAGCGGATGGAACTGGTGCGGCACGTGGGAGAACTGAAACGATCAACGAATGCTGTTATCTACCGCCCCGAACGCGAGCGGCAGATCATCGACCGGCTCACGGCGCAGAACAAGGGGCCACTGACGCAGGCAGCGATCGAGGCTATTTTTCTGGAAGTATTTGCCGTGGCTCGCAACATGGAGTTGCCCGAGCGGGTCGCGTACCTGGGGCCGGAAGGCAGCTTCACGCATCAGGCCGCCGAAGGGCGATTTGGCGGACTCAGCGCCTATACGGCCCTGCCAACGATTCGGTCGGTCTTTGAAAGCGTCGAAACGGGCCGATCGCGGTTTGGAGTCGTGCCGATCGAAAACAACCAGGAGGGCGTGGTCAACGAAACCATCGACCTGCTCAACGAGCGCGACATCAGCATCGCCGCCGAGGCGCAGATTCCGGTGCACTTCACCTTCGCTACGAAAACAGAGGACCTGGCTACGCTCAAGTACATTTATTCCAAGGACATTGCTTTCCGGCAGTGTAGCCGCTTCCTCTACGATACATTCGATGGTCTGGAGGTCGAATTCGTGCCGGTGGAGTCTACGTCTAAAGCGGCTAAACTGGCGGCTCAGCAGCCCAATTCGGCGGCGATCTGCTCACACATCGCCGCCAAACTGTTCGGTGTGCCGGTCTTGTTCGACAACATCGAAGACAACGACCTCAACCGGACGCGCTTCCTGATTCTGGCGAAAAACTTCCAGAATCAACCCAGTGGTCAGGATAAAACTACGCTGATTGCCCGGTTGCCCAACACCGAAAAACCCGGTGTTCTGGCGGCCTTCCTGCAGGAGTTCAGTTCGCGCGATATCAACATCAGCAAGATTGAAAGCCGCCCACTGCGCAGCGGCACCGCCTTTCTGTCGTGGTTCCTGATCGAGTGCGAGGGCCATGCGTCGGAACCCGCGCTACAGGAAATCCTGACTACCCACGCAACGTACCTGAAGAACCTGGGCAGTTATTTGAGGGTGCAGTGA